Proteins from one Alicyclobacillus vulcanalis genomic window:
- the acpP gene encoding acyl carrier protein, with protein MANDVFERVKKIIVDRLNVDEDKVTLEATFKDDLGADSLDIVELIMELEDEFDMEISDEDAEKISTVGDVVTYIEQHQG; from the coding sequence ATGGCAAACGACGTGTTTGAACGCGTGAAGAAAATCATCGTGGATCGACTGAATGTCGATGAGGATAAGGTGACACTGGAAGCGACGTTCAAGGACGATCTTGGTGCGGACTCCCTGGATATCGTCGAACTCATCATGGAGCTGGAAGACGAATTCGATATGGAGATCTCCGATGAGGATGCTGAGAAAATCAGCACGGTCGGCGATGTGGTTACATACATCGAGCAGCACCAGGGATGA
- the ylxM gene encoding YlxM family DNA-binding protein yields MFENPDSMRDVTRVGDLYAFYEPLLTERQRQIVELYHFEDMSLGEIAEVLSISRQAVHDQLRRVEEQLESYEAALHLRELAQAERKAWERMVEAWSEAARHVPEEVRRRMDDAMRAMADTVAILLGGDADVRKPVE; encoded by the coding sequence GTGTTTGAAAACCCGGATAGTATGAGAGACGTCACGCGCGTGGGCGATCTCTACGCCTTTTATGAGCCGCTCCTGACGGAACGTCAGCGGCAGATTGTGGAACTGTACCACTTTGAGGATATGTCGCTCGGCGAGATCGCCGAGGTGCTGTCCATCAGCCGCCAGGCGGTTCACGATCAGCTCCGCCGCGTCGAAGAACAGCTCGAGTCCTACGAAGCGGCGCTTCACCTTCGCGAGCTGGCGCAGGCTGAGCGCAAGGCATGGGAGCGGATGGTGGAGGCGTGGAGCGAAGCAGCTCGCCACGTGCCCGAGGAGGTCAGGCGGCGCATGGACGACGCCATGCGTGCCATGGCGGATACGGTGGCCATCCTGTTGGGGGGTGACGCGGATGTTCGAAAGCCTGTCGAATAA
- the smc gene encoding chromosome segregation protein SMC — translation MYLKQIDILGFKSFADKTQMVLGPGITAIVGPNGSGKSNIADALRWVLGEQSVRNLRGSKMEDVIFAGSEMRKATNLCEVSITLDNTDHHLPVTFEEVTITRRAFRSGESEYWINRQPCRLKDIHELFMDTGLGREAYSIIGQGKIEEMLSTRPEDRRGPFEDAAGIVKFKHRRKEAERRLEETAANLVRVDDILAELEAQLGPLAEARRVAERYQALSDEIEETEIALLVVEIDRLHDRYEQLKRQVHREEEVRGEALEALRLAEEAWKARRQALHEASANLEALQAQYVQLVEARQKAQGSLALSEERLAALAQRAEDRQRRKEEVSRDLAEIEAAMQALAQAEAEAAAALGERQQRLEHARARADDARRLELAEEIDRLSGELIDANQRAAALRNELKTLEERVQAGAVRHERFEEEARRIRAERERIEAACRERSARAEVLRRELEEMEAAFAALDLARERAAADEAQAVAAWHRLQADVQGLSSRLELLRDLEAGYDGYAHGVRTVLQQAKRGALKGVWGSVAEIVRVDRAHELAIETALGGALQNVIVETEQDAKDAIRLLKARQGGRATFIPLDVVRSRRMEAGLLARASQEPGFLGLASDLVSFDERFRHAVEHLLGNVVIAQDLDCASRIARALNHRFRVVTLEGDVIAPGGLMTGGHVNRRGPGLIGRQREREELEQKLQALEAERQRLNARQSELREQVVELGRQREALEAERASRLNELKQFEDENKQAAYALKALDERLEALEWERESLTQDRSQVERRLADVRGLVADAEREVARLTAAIGDRRERLVSLESELAEAKERLTGLRIEVATLEQERKNLSERMADLRERKARLVRAHAEMEREAARDAEESARLLSARESERAEAARLAEDMDALEQALASARQARHELEAEVHELEEGVRRSRRAVEERESVLQRALVAVERADAELSHALAKMGEQFGMTYEWAKTRYPLQGSVAETERKLEALRRERASLGDVNLGAIEEHERLSERVRFLTEQRDDLVAARAQLEQLIDEIDHEMATRFMETFQQIRSEFGKAFHSLFQGGEADLVLTDPSDPLTTGIEVVAKPPGKKLQNLNLLSGGERALTAMALLFAILRVRPVPFCVLDEVEAALDEANVARFAHELRLLAADTQFIVITHRRGTMEEADALYGVTMPERGVSSLVSVRLTDEIDYETA, via the coding sequence GTGTATCTGAAACAGATTGATATCCTCGGGTTTAAGTCGTTTGCGGACAAGACGCAGATGGTGCTCGGCCCCGGCATTACGGCCATCGTCGGCCCAAACGGCAGCGGCAAAAGCAACATCGCAGATGCGCTGCGCTGGGTGCTCGGCGAACAGAGCGTGCGGAATCTGCGCGGCAGCAAAATGGAGGACGTGATCTTCGCCGGGAGCGAGATGCGCAAGGCGACGAACCTGTGCGAGGTCTCGATTACGCTCGACAACACCGATCACCACCTGCCCGTGACGTTTGAGGAAGTGACCATCACGCGGCGCGCCTTTCGCTCGGGCGAAAGCGAATACTGGATCAATCGACAGCCCTGTCGCCTGAAGGATATTCACGAGTTGTTCATGGATACGGGGCTGGGCCGGGAAGCGTACTCGATCATCGGCCAGGGCAAGATTGAGGAGATGCTGTCCACGCGGCCGGAAGACCGGCGGGGGCCGTTCGAAGACGCGGCGGGTATCGTCAAGTTCAAGCATCGGCGCAAGGAGGCCGAGCGAAGGTTGGAGGAGACCGCGGCCAACCTCGTCCGCGTCGACGACATCCTCGCAGAGTTAGAGGCGCAGCTCGGGCCCCTTGCGGAAGCCAGGCGTGTCGCGGAGCGCTATCAGGCGCTGTCGGACGAGATCGAGGAGACGGAGATCGCGCTGCTCGTCGTCGAGATCGACCGCCTGCACGACCGGTATGAGCAGTTGAAGCGGCAGGTCCACCGCGAGGAAGAGGTGCGCGGCGAGGCGCTGGAGGCGCTGCGCCTGGCGGAAGAAGCCTGGAAGGCGCGGCGGCAGGCCCTCCATGAGGCGTCGGCCAACCTTGAAGCCCTCCAGGCGCAGTACGTGCAGCTCGTCGAGGCGCGCCAGAAGGCGCAGGGCTCGCTCGCGTTGTCGGAGGAACGCCTCGCCGCGCTCGCCCAGCGGGCGGAGGACAGGCAGCGCCGCAAGGAAGAGGTATCGCGCGATCTCGCCGAGATCGAGGCCGCCATGCAAGCCCTCGCGCAGGCCGAAGCGGAGGCAGCCGCGGCGCTCGGCGAGCGACAGCAGCGCCTGGAGCATGCGCGAGCGCGAGCGGACGATGCTCGCCGCCTCGAGCTCGCCGAGGAAATCGACCGGCTGAGCGGCGAGCTCATCGACGCCAACCAGCGGGCGGCGGCGCTTCGCAACGAGCTGAAGACGCTCGAGGAGCGGGTCCAGGCGGGCGCTGTTCGCCATGAGCGGTTTGAGGAGGAGGCGCGGAGAATCCGCGCCGAACGGGAGCGCATCGAGGCGGCGTGCCGGGAGCGTTCTGCGCGCGCCGAGGTGTTGCGCCGCGAGCTCGAGGAGATGGAGGCCGCGTTCGCCGCGTTGGACTTGGCCCGCGAGCGGGCGGCTGCGGATGAGGCGCAGGCCGTCGCCGCCTGGCACCGGCTGCAGGCGGACGTGCAGGGGTTGTCGAGCCGCCTCGAGCTCTTGCGCGATCTCGAAGCCGGATACGATGGCTACGCGCACGGCGTGCGGACGGTGCTGCAGCAGGCCAAGCGAGGGGCGCTCAAAGGCGTCTGGGGCTCCGTCGCCGAAATCGTCCGCGTGGACCGCGCGCACGAGCTCGCCATCGAAACCGCCCTCGGCGGGGCGCTGCAGAACGTGATCGTCGAGACGGAGCAGGATGCGAAGGACGCGATCCGCCTGTTGAAGGCGCGCCAGGGGGGGCGAGCGACCTTCATTCCCCTTGACGTCGTGCGGTCTCGGCGCATGGAGGCAGGGCTTCTTGCGCGCGCGAGTCAGGAGCCTGGTTTTTTAGGGTTGGCGAGCGATCTCGTCTCGTTCGACGAGCGGTTCCGCCATGCGGTCGAGCACCTGCTCGGCAACGTCGTGATCGCGCAGGACTTGGATTGTGCGAGCCGGATCGCGCGGGCGCTGAACCATCGCTTTCGCGTTGTGACACTGGAAGGCGATGTCATTGCGCCGGGCGGGTTGATGACGGGTGGCCACGTGAATCGGCGAGGCCCTGGACTCATCGGACGGCAGCGCGAGCGGGAAGAGCTCGAGCAAAAGTTGCAGGCGCTGGAGGCGGAACGACAGCGGCTGAACGCCCGCCAGAGCGAGCTTCGCGAACAGGTCGTCGAGCTCGGCAGGCAGCGCGAGGCGCTGGAGGCGGAGCGGGCAAGTCGTCTGAACGAACTGAAGCAATTCGAAGACGAGAACAAGCAGGCGGCGTACGCGCTGAAGGCGCTCGACGAGCGCCTGGAAGCCCTGGAGTGGGAGCGCGAGTCGCTCACGCAGGACCGGTCGCAGGTGGAGCGGCGCCTCGCGGATGTTCGCGGGCTCGTAGCCGACGCGGAGCGCGAGGTCGCCCGCCTCACGGCGGCCATCGGCGATCGCCGGGAGAGGTTGGTGTCGCTCGAGTCGGAACTCGCCGAGGCCAAGGAGCGCCTGACAGGCCTGAGGATCGAAGTCGCCACGCTCGAGCAGGAGCGGAAAAACCTGTCGGAGCGAATGGCCGACTTGCGCGAGCGAAAAGCGCGGCTGGTGCGCGCGCACGCCGAGATGGAAAGGGAAGCGGCGCGCGATGCGGAGGAGTCGGCGCGTCTTTTGAGCGCGCGCGAGTCCGAGCGGGCCGAGGCCGCCCGCTTGGCCGAGGACATGGACGCGCTCGAGCAGGCGCTCGCTTCGGCGCGCCAGGCCCGGCACGAGCTCGAGGCGGAGGTTCACGAACTCGAGGAGGGCGTCCGGCGGAGTCGGCGGGCTGTCGAGGAAAGGGAGTCGGTCCTGCAGCGCGCGCTCGTCGCTGTGGAACGGGCGGATGCCGAGCTGTCGCACGCGCTCGCCAAGATGGGTGAACAGTTCGGCATGACCTACGAATGGGCCAAGACACGTTACCCATTGCAAGGCAGCGTGGCGGAGACCGAGCGAAAACTCGAGGCTTTGCGGCGCGAGCGGGCTTCCCTCGGAGACGTGAACCTGGGCGCCATCGAGGAGCACGAGCGGCTTTCCGAGCGCGTCCGCTTCCTCACCGAGCAGCGTGACGATCTCGTCGCGGCGCGCGCACAGCTCGAGCAGTTGATCGATGAGATCGACCACGAAATGGCGACACGCTTCATGGAGACGTTCCAACAAATTCGCTCGGAGTTTGGCAAGGCGTTCCACAGCTTATTTCAAGGCGGCGAGGCGGATCTCGTGCTCACGGATCCATCGGACCCGCTCACCACGGGCATCGAGGTGGTGGCGAAGCCGCCAGGGAAAAAGCTGCAGAACCTCAACCTCCTTTCGGGAGGCGAGCGCGCGTTGACGGCCATGGCTCTGCTGTTTGCCATTTTACGGGTTCGGCCCGTGCCCTTTTGCGTGTTGGACGAGGTCGAAGCGGCGCTGGACGAGGCGAACGTCGCGCGCTTCGCCCACGAACTTCGCCTGCTCGCGGCGGACACCCAGTTCATCGTCATCACACACCGGCGCGGGACCATGGAGGAGGCGGACGCGCTCTACGGCGTGACGATGCCGGAGCGCGGCGTGTCTTCGCTCGTCAGCGTGCGCCTGACGGACGAGATCGACTACGAGACGGCCTAG
- the ftsY gene encoding signal recognition particle-docking protein FtsY: MGLFERFRKGLEKSRAAMADRLLTVFRGRRLDDSVFEEMEETLILSDVGVDTAVELVEAIRKEARKRHIERAEDLPEVMADVMAEFLGPPVEMAENPEGPTVVLVVGVNGAGKTTTIGKLAHAYKSQGKRVILAAADTFRAAAIDQLLIWGERVGVDVVRQAQGADPAAVVYDAIQAAKARRCDLVICDTAGRLQNKSHLMNELSKIRKVAERELPGAPHEVLLVIDGTTGQNGLVQARVFKEVVQVTGIVVTKLDGTAKGGIVFPIVREEKIPVKWIGLGEGMDDLQPFDPRMFAEAICRPESRV; encoded by the coding sequence TTGGGACTCTTTGAGCGATTTCGCAAAGGGCTAGAGAAATCGCGCGCCGCGATGGCCGACAGGCTGCTCACGGTGTTTCGCGGACGGCGCTTGGACGATTCCGTTTTTGAGGAAATGGAAGAGACGCTCATCCTGTCCGACGTGGGCGTGGATACCGCCGTGGAGCTCGTGGAAGCCATTCGAAAAGAGGCCCGCAAGCGACATATTGAACGCGCGGAAGATCTCCCTGAGGTGATGGCGGACGTAATGGCGGAGTTTTTGGGTCCCCCGGTCGAGATGGCGGAAAATCCGGAGGGTCCCACGGTGGTGCTCGTCGTCGGCGTCAACGGCGCAGGCAAGACGACGACCATCGGCAAGCTCGCCCACGCGTACAAGAGCCAGGGCAAACGCGTGATCCTGGCGGCGGCCGACACGTTTCGGGCGGCAGCCATCGATCAGTTGTTGATCTGGGGAGAGCGGGTCGGCGTCGACGTGGTGCGCCAGGCCCAAGGTGCGGATCCTGCAGCCGTGGTGTACGATGCCATTCAAGCGGCCAAGGCGCGCCGGTGCGATCTCGTCATCTGCGATACGGCTGGCCGGCTGCAAAACAAGTCTCATCTGATGAACGAGCTTTCGAAAATTCGAAAGGTCGCGGAGCGCGAGTTGCCGGGCGCGCCCCATGAAGTCCTGCTCGTGATCGACGGCACAACCGGCCAAAATGGGCTGGTGCAGGCCCGCGTGTTTAAAGAGGTTGTGCAGGTCACCGGGATTGTCGTCACCAAGCTCGACGGGACCGCCAAGGGCGGTATCGTGTTTCCCATCGTCCGTGAAGAGAAGATCCCCGTGAAGTGGATCGGGCTTGGAGAAGGCATGGACGACCTTCAGCCTTTCGATCCGAGGATGTTCGCAGAGGCCATCTGCCGGCCGGAGAGTCGGGTGTAA
- the fabF gene encoding beta-ketoacyl-ACP synthase II: MARRVVVTGLGVVSPVGNSVPAFWDSLLSGRSGIREIDRFDTSEYPCKIAGLVNDFDPERYIDKKELRHMDLFTQYALYAAYEAVLQSKLEITDENRDRIGVYIGSGIGGISTTLSNYRTLIERGPKRVSPFLVPMMISDMASGQVSIEFGVRGPNSSPVSACATGSHAIGDAYKIIQRGAADVMIAGGAEAAVVDLALAGFCNMKALSTRNEEPQRASRPFDKDRDGFVMGEGAGILVLEELEHALARGANILAEICGYGMSGDAYHVTAPDPEGDGAYRAMKAAIDDAGLSPTDVDYINAHGTSTEYNDRIETHAVKRLFGDHAYKLAMSSIKSMTGHLLGAAGGVEAVACVMTLVDGVIPPTTNYETPDPDCDLDYVPNEARRADVKVVLSNSFGFGGHNACLVFRRYAP; encoded by the coding sequence ATGGCACGACGCGTGGTGGTGACGGGACTTGGCGTCGTCTCGCCGGTCGGCAACAGCGTCCCAGCGTTCTGGGATAGCCTGCTCTCGGGCAGGTCTGGCATTCGCGAGATCGATCGCTTCGATACCTCCGAATACCCGTGCAAAATCGCCGGCTTGGTGAACGACTTTGATCCAGAGCGCTATATCGACAAGAAGGAACTCCGGCATATGGACCTGTTCACGCAGTACGCGCTGTACGCGGCGTACGAGGCGGTGCTTCAGTCCAAGCTCGAGATCACGGACGAGAATCGCGATCGGATCGGCGTCTACATCGGCTCCGGTATCGGCGGCATCTCGACGACGCTGTCCAACTACCGGACGCTCATCGAGCGCGGGCCGAAGCGCGTGAGCCCGTTTTTGGTGCCGATGATGATCAGCGATATGGCATCTGGACAAGTCTCGATCGAATTCGGCGTGCGTGGCCCGAACAGCTCCCCCGTATCCGCGTGTGCGACCGGATCGCACGCGATCGGCGATGCGTACAAAATTATTCAGCGCGGTGCGGCCGATGTGATGATCGCGGGCGGCGCTGAGGCCGCGGTTGTCGATCTCGCGTTGGCGGGATTCTGCAACATGAAGGCCTTGTCCACGCGCAATGAGGAACCGCAGCGCGCCAGCCGGCCGTTTGACAAGGACCGCGACGGTTTCGTGATGGGCGAAGGTGCAGGCATTCTCGTCTTGGAAGAACTCGAGCACGCCTTGGCGCGGGGCGCCAACATCTTGGCGGAAATCTGCGGTTACGGCATGTCCGGCGACGCCTATCACGTCACGGCCCCAGACCCGGAAGGGGATGGTGCGTACCGGGCGATGAAGGCGGCCATCGACGACGCGGGGTTGTCGCCGACAGACGTCGACTATATCAACGCGCACGGCACGAGCACGGAGTACAACGACCGTATCGAGACGCACGCGGTCAAACGGCTGTTTGGCGATCACGCCTACAAGCTCGCGATGAGTTCCATCAAATCCATGACGGGCCATCTGCTGGGCGCGGCCGGCGGCGTGGAGGCTGTGGCGTGCGTGATGACGTTGGTGGACGGGGTGATTCCGCCCACGACCAATTACGAGACGCCAGATCCCGATTGTGATCTCGACTACGTCCCGAACGAGGCTCGTCGAGCAGACGTGAAGGTGGTGCTCTCCAACTCATTTGGGTTTGGCGGACACAATGCGTGCCTGGTGTTCCGCAGGTACGCGCCGTGA
- the plsX gene encoding phosphate acyltransferase PlsX produces the protein MITMAVDAMGGDYAPEAPMEALCQAAAQYTDTKFIVIGDEARIRELGGARLPDNIEVRHTDVVIAGDEEPVRAVRRKPNSSLVMAATMVANKEADVMVSAGNTGAIMAAGTLIIGRLPGVERPALAPILPTFDGRGVLLLDAGATMDASAENLRSYAYMADAYVRHVLEIEKPRIALLNVGTEDSKGNAVVKQAFALLSQSPLNFIGNIEAREMMAGCADVVVCDGFVGNVVLKLAEGIGLGLFSDIRSVLTQTLGGRLAALFVGKRLKQMRARYDWAEHGGAPFLGVNGGCFKAHGSSNARAWFMAITQARKFIANDLLHKLTVAMGERHVSVPNTECGEGRT, from the coding sequence GTGATCACGATGGCCGTGGACGCGATGGGCGGCGATTACGCTCCGGAGGCCCCGATGGAAGCGCTGTGCCAGGCTGCGGCTCAGTACACCGACACGAAGTTTATCGTGATCGGTGACGAGGCGCGGATTCGGGAGTTGGGAGGGGCGAGGCTGCCCGACAATATCGAGGTGCGCCATACCGATGTGGTGATTGCAGGCGACGAAGAGCCCGTGCGCGCGGTCCGGCGTAAACCGAATTCGTCGCTGGTCATGGCCGCCACGATGGTGGCCAACAAAGAGGCGGACGTGATGGTTTCCGCGGGAAACACGGGCGCCATTATGGCGGCAGGGACGCTCATCATTGGCCGCCTGCCGGGCGTTGAGCGGCCGGCTCTCGCGCCCATTCTTCCGACGTTTGACGGGCGTGGCGTGCTCTTACTCGACGCCGGAGCAACGATGGACGCCTCAGCGGAAAACTTGCGCAGCTACGCCTATATGGCGGATGCTTACGTGCGGCATGTCCTGGAGATTGAGAAACCGCGGATTGCCCTGCTCAACGTGGGCACGGAGGATTCGAAGGGCAACGCCGTCGTCAAGCAGGCCTTTGCGCTCCTGTCGCAGTCGCCTTTGAACTTCATCGGGAACATCGAGGCTCGCGAGATGATGGCCGGCTGTGCAGACGTGGTGGTCTGCGATGGGTTTGTCGGGAACGTCGTGCTCAAATTGGCGGAGGGCATTGGTCTCGGGCTCTTTTCCGACATCCGAAGCGTGCTGACGCAGACGCTCGGTGGAAGACTCGCGGCTTTGTTCGTCGGCAAGCGCCTCAAACAGATGCGCGCGCGCTATGACTGGGCTGAACATGGCGGCGCGCCGTTTCTGGGCGTGAACGGCGGCTGTTTTAAAGCGCACGGCAGCAGCAATGCACGGGCATGGTTCATGGCCATCACCCAGGCGAGAAAGTTCATCGCGAATGACCTTTTACACAAGCTCACGGTCGCCATGGGGGAGCGGCATGTATCTGTGCCGAATACCGAATGCGGAGAGGGTCGAACATGA
- the fabG gene encoding 3-oxoacyl-[acyl-carrier-protein] reductase produces MSEARVALVTGASRGIGRAIALELAASGRDVVVNYRSGAELAEDVVRAITDMGRRAVAIQADVSKPEEAKRLVGEALAAMGRIDILVNNAGITRDGLLVRMSDDDFNQVLDTNLRGAFYLIREVARPMMKARWGAIVNITSVVGLVGNAGQANYAAAKAGLVGLTKATAKELAPRNITVNAVAPGYIDTDMTRELGEGRMQDLLSHIPLGRTGQADEVAYAVAFLTSEKARYITGQVVAVDGGMAM; encoded by the coding sequence GTGAGTGAGGCGCGGGTTGCACTTGTCACCGGCGCATCGCGCGGCATCGGGCGTGCCATCGCGCTGGAGCTCGCGGCGTCGGGCCGTGATGTGGTTGTGAACTACCGCAGTGGAGCAGAGCTCGCTGAAGACGTCGTTCGCGCCATCACGGACATGGGGCGGCGTGCGGTGGCCATTCAGGCGGATGTGTCGAAGCCGGAGGAGGCCAAACGGCTCGTGGGGGAAGCCCTTGCCGCCATGGGGCGGATCGACATCCTGGTGAACAACGCCGGGATCACGCGGGACGGACTTCTCGTGCGGATGAGCGACGACGATTTTAATCAGGTCCTTGACACAAACCTGCGCGGCGCGTTTTATTTGATTCGCGAGGTTGCACGGCCGATGATGAAGGCCAGGTGGGGGGCCATCGTCAACATCACGTCCGTCGTGGGCCTCGTGGGCAATGCAGGGCAGGCGAACTACGCGGCGGCCAAGGCGGGGCTCGTGGGCTTGACCAAGGCTACGGCGAAGGAGCTTGCGCCTCGCAACATTACGGTCAATGCCGTCGCTCCGGGGTACATCGACACCGACATGACGCGCGAGCTTGGCGAGGGCCGGATGCAAGACCTGCTTTCCCACATCCCGCTCGGCCGGACGGGACAGGCGGACGAGGTGGCGTACGCAGTCGCGTTCTTGACCTCTGAGAAGGCGCGCTACATCACGGGGCAAGTGGTTGCTGTCGACGGCGGCATGGCCATGTAG
- the rnc gene encoding ribonuclease III, with product MQSKWVELQGLLNLHFHDVNLLKQAFTHASYRNEHRKLHVEDNERLEFLGDAVLELVVSDFLYRTYPKMPEGELTRMRAAIVCEASLVRFAKRLSFDQYIRLGRGEERSGGRSRPALLADVFEAFLGALYLDQGLEAVRQFVHMHMVPYLPDVSTGLDYKTALQELVQQRHQTPVRYVIVEERGPAHAREFVVQVELGGEVRGVGIGRSKKEAEQQAAAMALASLSEGRSEERVTGVSETD from the coding sequence TTGCAGAGCAAGTGGGTTGAACTCCAGGGGTTGCTGAATCTCCATTTTCACGATGTGAATCTGCTCAAACAGGCCTTCACACACGCCTCGTACCGCAATGAGCACCGAAAACTGCATGTCGAGGACAACGAGCGCCTCGAGTTTTTGGGAGATGCGGTTCTCGAGCTCGTGGTGAGCGACTTTTTATACCGCACGTACCCCAAGATGCCCGAGGGGGAGCTGACCCGGATGCGCGCCGCCATCGTCTGCGAGGCGTCACTTGTCCGCTTCGCCAAACGGCTGTCGTTCGACCAGTACATTCGCCTCGGGCGCGGAGAGGAGCGCAGCGGAGGGCGATCGCGCCCGGCGCTTTTGGCCGATGTCTTCGAGGCGTTCCTTGGAGCTCTCTATCTCGATCAGGGCCTGGAGGCCGTGCGCCAATTCGTCCACATGCACATGGTTCCGTATCTCCCTGACGTATCCACTGGATTGGACTACAAGACGGCGCTCCAGGAGCTGGTCCAGCAGCGCCATCAGACGCCGGTGCGCTACGTGATTGTTGAGGAGAGGGGACCTGCGCACGCCCGCGAATTCGTCGTGCAAGTGGAATTAGGCGGCGAGGTGCGCGGCGTCGGCATTGGCCGTTCGAAAAAGGAAGCGGAGCAGCAGGCTGCGGCGATGGCCTTGGCCTCGCTGTCCGAAGGACGCTCGGAGGAGCGTGTGACCGGTGTATCTGAAACAGATTGA
- the fabD gene encoding ACP S-malonyltransferase: MNVAFVFPGQGAQYVGMGRGIFDEYPVARSLLEEADDALGMKLSDVILEGPEDTLRLTYYTQPALLTVSVAVWRALVDRVDIQPTAVAGHSLGEYSALVAAKSLRFADAVKLVYQRGKLMDEAYPAGQGAMAAVLGLEEDALADVCKRASADTGEVVELANVNCPGQIVISGAKGAIERATALAKEAGARRVMPLNVSGPFHSSLMQPAAEALGRLLDETELADAETPVVANVDGHPRKMASDLRDALKKQLVMPVRFVDCVQSMKRLGVECLVELGPGTVLSGLVRKIDKALETAHAEDPATLDDVCSMLTRGGDARE, encoded by the coding sequence ATGAACGTCGCTTTTGTGTTTCCAGGACAGGGCGCGCAATACGTGGGGATGGGGCGTGGCATCTTCGACGAGTATCCTGTCGCTCGTTCGCTTCTGGAGGAGGCCGACGACGCGCTCGGCATGAAGCTGTCCGACGTCATCTTGGAAGGCCCGGAGGATACGCTGCGCTTGACGTACTACACGCAGCCGGCGCTTTTGACCGTCAGCGTGGCCGTGTGGCGGGCACTGGTGGATCGGGTGGATATCCAGCCAACCGCGGTCGCCGGCCACAGCCTCGGCGAATACTCCGCGCTCGTCGCGGCCAAGAGCCTCCGTTTCGCCGACGCGGTCAAGCTCGTGTATCAGCGGGGCAAGCTGATGGACGAAGCGTATCCCGCGGGACAGGGCGCGATGGCTGCTGTACTCGGGCTCGAGGAAGACGCGCTCGCCGACGTGTGTAAGCGCGCAAGCGCGGACACGGGAGAGGTCGTGGAACTTGCGAACGTGAATTGTCCCGGGCAAATCGTCATTTCAGGGGCGAAGGGCGCCATCGAGCGCGCTACTGCCTTGGCCAAGGAGGCGGGGGCGCGGCGCGTGATGCCGCTCAACGTCAGCGGGCCGTTTCACTCCAGCCTCATGCAACCTGCTGCCGAGGCGTTGGGCAGGCTTCTCGACGAGACGGAACTCGCGGACGCAGAGACGCCGGTGGTGGCGAACGTCGACGGGCACCCACGCAAGATGGCGTCTGACCTGCGCGACGCGCTGAAAAAGCAGCTCGTCATGCCCGTTCGGTTTGTGGACTGTGTCCAGTCGATGAAGCGCTTAGGCGTCGAGTGTCTCGTGGAGCTCGGTCCTGGGACGGTATTGTCCGGTTTGGTCCGCAAGATCGACAAAGCGCTCGAGACGGCGCACGCCGAGGATCCGGCGACGCTCGACGACGTGTGCAGCATGTTGACGCGTGGAGGTGACGCGCGTGAGTGA